One part of the Chloroflexota bacterium genome encodes these proteins:
- a CDS encoding aminomethyltransferase family protein: MQRTPLYEAQAKLGATFRDVAGWAAAAGFDNTAAEHDAVRTGAAIADTSHRGRIVARGKDTLDLLNRLSTNLVDPLPDGAGQTTVITTGKGRVLDWITVLPWDERFLLLTSPERRTEVAEWIDMFTFDEDTTIEDVTEATAMVSILGPNAESLVEQLLGVPAAALPPLGAVTVSWQGSEALVARTAPAGQPGFDVVVPGEPAEALWDAALNLGATPIGRHALEALRIEARVPRWGAEFTDDNNPLEAGLINEVSWTKGCYTGQEVVARLYNYHRIQRFMVAIELPADAECPPGAVLMADGSSVGRVTSISPIAHDGVQEALASVRSGHAAAGNTLHVGESGPSVQVTWSPEEAQQGAAA, encoded by the coding sequence ATGCAGCGGACACCACTCTACGAGGCCCAGGCGAAACTCGGCGCGACGTTCCGCGACGTGGCCGGCTGGGCCGCCGCCGCTGGTTTCGACAACACGGCCGCCGAGCACGATGCTGTGCGCACGGGCGCAGCCATCGCCGACACTTCGCACCGAGGGCGCATTGTCGCCCGCGGCAAGGACACGCTCGACTTGCTGAACCGCCTCAGCACCAACCTCGTTGACCCGCTGCCGGACGGCGCGGGCCAGACCACCGTCATCACCACCGGCAAGGGCCGCGTCCTCGACTGGATCACGGTGCTCCCCTGGGACGAGCGCTTCCTGCTCTTAACCTCGCCGGAGCGCCGCACCGAGGTCGCCGAGTGGATAGACATGTTCACCTTCGATGAGGACACCACGATCGAGGACGTCACGGAGGCCACCGCAATGGTCTCCATCCTCGGCCCGAACGCCGAGTCCCTCGTCGAGCAGCTTCTCGGCGTCCCGGCCGCCGCCCTTCCGCCCCTTGGCGCCGTCACGGTGTCATGGCAGGGCAGCGAGGCCCTCGTCGCGAGGACAGCGCCCGCCGGCCAGCCCGGCTTCGACGTCGTCGTGCCCGGCGAGCCGGCGGAGGCGCTATGGGATGCCGCGCTCAACCTGGGCGCGACGCCCATCGGCCGACACGCGCTCGAAGCGCTGCGCATCGAAGCCCGTGTGCCGCGATGGGGCGCGGAGTTCACTGACGACAACAATCCGCTTGAGGCGGGCCTCATCAACGAGGTCTCCTGGACCAAGGGCTGCTACACGGGCCAGGAGGTTGTCGCGAGGCTGTACAATTACCACCGGATACAACGTTTCATGGTAGCCATAGAGCTACCCGCCGACGCGGAGTGTCCTCCGGGCGCCGTCCTCATGGCCGATGGGTCGTCCGTCGGCCGCGTGACGAGCATCTCGCCCATCGCGCACGACGGTGTCCAGGAGGCGCTTGCGTCGGTCCGCTCCGGCCACGCGGCCGCCGGCAACACGTTGCACGTCGGAGAGAGCGGCCCGTCGGTTCAAGTCACATGGTCACCGGAAGAAGCTCAACAGGGCGCGGCGGCGTAG